The following proteins are co-located in the Primulina tabacum isolate GXHZ01 chromosome 11, ASM2559414v2, whole genome shotgun sequence genome:
- the LOC142518746 gene encoding ubiquinone biosynthesis O-methyltransferase, mitochondrial isoform X2, producing MASRLLLKRLQTLTRSSPRFHNKFCRSQYRCLNLARHYSDSVNSPPAPGFQLKSSLNQDELKKFSAIAETWWDSEGPFKPLHVMNPTRLAFIRKDPRCPRPFEGLKFVDVGCGGGILSEPLARMGADVTGIDAIEKNIKIARIHADRDSVTSSINYQCTTAEKLVEERREFDAVIALEVIEHVADPAEFCKSLSALTAVGGATLISTINRSIRAYATAIVIAEYVLHWLPRGTHEWSSFLTPEELVLILERASVHVQEMAGFVYNPLSGLWSLSDDISVNFIAFGTKHSA from the exons ATGGCTTCAAGGCTTCTGTTAAAACGACTCCAAACCCTAACAAGGTCCTCTCCAAGGTTCCACAATAAGTTTTGTCGATCCCAATATCGGTGCTTGAATCTTGCAAGGCATTATTCAGATTCTGTCAACAGTCCACCAGCTCCCGGTTTTCAGTTAAAGAGCTCGTTGAATCAAGATGAACTCAAGAAGTTCTCCGCCATTGCTGAGACAtg GTGGGATTCGGAAGGGCCATTTAAGCCATTACATGTGATGAATCCTACCAGACTTGCTTTTATCAG AAAGGATCCACGCTGCCCAAGACCATTTGAGGGATTGAAATTCGTGGATGTTGGTTGTGGAGGGGGTATTTTATCTGAG CCTTTGGCTCGCATGGGTGCAGATGTAACAGGAATTGATGCTATAGAAAAGAACATTAAGATTGCACGCATTCATGCG GACCGGGATTCAGTTActtcatcaattaattatcaatgCACAACTGCTG AAAAATTGGTGGAAGAGAGGAGAGAATTTGATGCTGTAATTGCTTTGGAG GTAATTGAGCATGTGGCAGATCCTGCTGAGTTTTGCAAATCCTTGTCAGCATTGACAGCTGTTGGTGGAGCTACTCTAATCTCAACAATTAATCGTTCAATAAGAGCTTATGCAACTGCCATTGTCATTGCAGAATATGTCTTACATTGG CTTCCGAGAGGTACACATGAATGGTCGAGTTTTCTGACGCCAGAGGAACTGGTCCTAATCCTTGAGCGTGCTTCCGTTCAT GTTCAAGAGATGGCCGGGTTTGTCTACAATCCTCTGTCAGGGCTATGGTCTCTCTCTGATGATATCAGTGTAAATTTCATTGCATTTGGAACAAAACACAGCGCATAG
- the LOC142518746 gene encoding ubiquinone biosynthesis O-methyltransferase, mitochondrial isoform X1 has translation MASRLLLKRLQTLTRSSPRFHNKFCRSQYRCLNLARHYSDSVNSPPAPGFQLKSSLNQDELKKFSAIAETWWDSEGPFKPLHVMNPTRLAFIRSTLCRHFGKDPRCPRPFEGLKFVDVGCGGGILSEPLARMGADVTGIDAIEKNIKIARIHADRDSVTSSINYQCTTAEKLVEERREFDAVIALEVIEHVADPAEFCKSLSALTAVGGATLISTINRSIRAYATAIVIAEYVLHWLPRGTHEWSSFLTPEELVLILERASVHVQEMAGFVYNPLSGLWSLSDDISVNFIAFGTKHSA, from the exons ATGGCTTCAAGGCTTCTGTTAAAACGACTCCAAACCCTAACAAGGTCCTCTCCAAGGTTCCACAATAAGTTTTGTCGATCCCAATATCGGTGCTTGAATCTTGCAAGGCATTATTCAGATTCTGTCAACAGTCCACCAGCTCCCGGTTTTCAGTTAAAGAGCTCGTTGAATCAAGATGAACTCAAGAAGTTCTCCGCCATTGCTGAGACAtg GTGGGATTCGGAAGGGCCATTTAAGCCATTACATGTGATGAATCCTACCAGACTTGCTTTTATCAGGTCTACGTTATGCCGACATTTTGG AAAGGATCCACGCTGCCCAAGACCATTTGAGGGATTGAAATTCGTGGATGTTGGTTGTGGAGGGGGTATTTTATCTGAG CCTTTGGCTCGCATGGGTGCAGATGTAACAGGAATTGATGCTATAGAAAAGAACATTAAGATTGCACGCATTCATGCG GACCGGGATTCAGTTActtcatcaattaattatcaatgCACAACTGCTG AAAAATTGGTGGAAGAGAGGAGAGAATTTGATGCTGTAATTGCTTTGGAG GTAATTGAGCATGTGGCAGATCCTGCTGAGTTTTGCAAATCCTTGTCAGCATTGACAGCTGTTGGTGGAGCTACTCTAATCTCAACAATTAATCGTTCAATAAGAGCTTATGCAACTGCCATTGTCATTGCAGAATATGTCTTACATTGG CTTCCGAGAGGTACACATGAATGGTCGAGTTTTCTGACGCCAGAGGAACTGGTCCTAATCCTTGAGCGTGCTTCCGTTCAT GTTCAAGAGATGGCCGGGTTTGTCTACAATCCTCTGTCAGGGCTATGGTCTCTCTCTGATGATATCAGTGTAAATTTCATTGCATTTGGAACAAAACACAGCGCATAG
- the LOC142517768 gene encoding LOW QUALITY PROTEIN: glutamyl-tRNA(Gln) amidotransferase subunit A, chloroplastic/mitochondrial (The sequence of the model RefSeq protein was modified relative to this genomic sequence to represent the inferred CDS: inserted 1 base in 1 codon), with amino-acid sequence MLSSAQPPRLFRSPATAATTFKYLHASPLLPTATAIPSPPSDILTTRKSLLSRQTSAVDLAKSFLHRLRRIEPQVNSFLYVSPEEAVLRQAQELDDKIRNNDEVGPLAGVLVGVKDNICTSDMPSTAGSRILENYRPPFDATAVKKXREAGAIIVGKTNLDEFGMGSTTEGSAYQVTANPWDLSRVPGGSSGGSAAAVSARQCMVSLGSDTGGSVRQPASFCGVVGLKPTYGHVSRYGLVAYASSLDVIGCLGSSVADAGILLHTISGHDNFDATSSKREVPDYTSQFLAIDYLESKPLRGMKVGVISETLGDGVDSEVASSVCYAVLHLEELGCIVTEVSLPSFSVGLPAYYILASSESSSNLSRYDGVRYGNQVFGEELNSLYGGSRAKGFGSEVKMRILMGAYALSAGYYDAYYKRAQQVRTLIRNGFKEALDKNDILISPAAPSVAYKIGEKKNDPLAMYAGDIMTVNVNLAGLPALVVPCGFVEGGSAGLPVGIQMIGAAFDEEKLLRVGHIFEQTLQGCSFIPPIIADEWSS; translated from the exons ATGCTATCCTCAGCCCAACCGCCACGTCTCTTCCGATCCCCCGCAACCGCCGCCACCACCTTCAAATACCTACACGCCTCACCTCTGCTCCCCACAGCCACCGCCATTCCTTCTCCGCCATCTGATATCCTCACGACCCGTAAATCACTCCTCTCCCGCCAAACATCTGCCGTCGACCTCGCCAAGTCCTTCCTCCACCGCCTCCGCCGCATTGAGCCTCAAGTTAACAGCTTCCTATACGTCTCTCCAGAAGAAGCCGTGTTGAGGCAGGCTCAGGAGCTGGATGATAAGATCAGGAACAATGATGAAGTGGGGCCCCTAGCTGGGGTATTGGTTGGGGTTAAGGATAATATTTGCACCTCCGACATGCCCTCGACCGCAGGGTCTAGGATCTTGGAGAATTATCGGCCACCTTTTGATGCCACGGCAGTGAAGA CTAGGGAGGCGGGGGCTATTATTGTTGGGAAGACGAACTTAGATGAGTTTGGTATGGGGAGTACAACTGAAGGCTCTGCTTATCAA GTGACGGCTAATCCTTGGGATTTGTCACGGGTACCAGGAGGGTCTTCAGGGGGTTCAGCTGCAGCTGTTTCTGCCAGACAGTGCATGGTTTCACTGGGAAGTGATACTGGTGGAAGTGTTCGGCAACCAGCATCATTCTGTGGGGTTGTTGGATTGAAGCCAACGTATGGGCACGTTTCAAGATATGGACTTGTGGCTTATGCGTCATCCTTGGATGTTATTGGATGCCTTGGTTCATCTGTTGCTGATGCAGGAATTCTCCTTCACACTATCTCGGGCCATGATAATTTTGATGCGACCAGTAGCAAGAGA GAAGTTCCTGACTACACATCACAATTCCTTGCCATCGATTACTTGGAGTCTAAACCCTTGAGGGGGATGAAAGTTGGTGTGATAAGTGAAACGCTTGGAGATGGGGTTGATTCGGAAGTAGCATCTTCAGTTTGTTATGCTGTTTTGCATTTGGAAGAACTAGGTTGCATTGTCACTGAG GTCTCATTACCGTCATTTTCCGTTGGATTGCCAGCTTACTATATTCTTGCTTCATCTgaatcatcatcaaatttgtCTCGTTATGATGGTGTCAG ATATGGCAATCAAGTTTTTGGAGAAGAGCTTAATTCTCTTTATGGGGGTTCTCGAGCTAAAGGTTTTGGTTCTGAG GTTAAAATGCGAATTCTAATGGGTGCGTACGCACTTTCAGCTGGTTATTATGATGCATATTACAAGCGTGCCCAGCAG GTTAGGACTCTTATTCGGAATGGCTTCAAGGAAGCTTTGGACAAAAATGATATCTTGATATCTCCTGCTGCTCCATCTGTTGCTTATAAGATTG GTGAGAAGAAAAATGACCCACTGGCTATGTACGCAGGAGACATAATGACT GTCAATGTTAACTTGGCTGGTCTGCCTGCATTGGTTGTGCCATGTGGATTTGTTGAAGGGGGATCTGCGGGCCTGCCCGTAGGAATTCAAATGATTGGAGCTGCATTTGATGAG GAAAAGTTGTTGAGAGTTGGACATATCTTTGAGCAGACTCTTCAGGGTTGTTCTTTTATCCCACCAATTATAGCTGATGAATGGAGTTCGTAA
- the LOC142517769 gene encoding large ribosomal subunit protein eL20y-like translates to MRTIYKFKPQHILQATRRSKSTEMVTFKFHQYQVVGRALPTETDAHPKIYRMKLWATNEVRAKSKFWYFLRKLKKVKKSNGQVLAINEIFEKNPTTIKNYGIWLRYQSRTGYHNMYKEYRDTTLNGAVEQMYTEMASRHRVRHHCIQIIKTATIPAKLCKRESTKQFHDSKIKFPLVFRKVRPPTRKLKTTYKASRPNLFM, encoded by the exons ATGCGTACCATATATAAATTCAAACCCCAACATATTTTACAAGCGACGCGCAGATCTAAATCCACTGAAATGGTGACATTCAAG TTCCACCAGTATCAGGTCGTGGGGAGAGCTCTTCCGACGGAGACAGATGCGCACCCTAAGATCTACCGCATGAAGCTTTGGGCTACTAATGAGGTCCGAGCCAAGTCCAAATTCTG GTACTTCTTGAGGAAGCTTAAGAAGGTGAAAAAGAGCAATGGTCAGGTTCTTGCTATCAATGAG ATTTTCGAGAAGAACCCAACTACTATTAAGAACTATGGAATCTGGCTGCGATACCAAAGTCGAACTGGATATCACAACATGTACAAGGAATACCGCGATACTACCTTGAACGGTGCTGTTGAACAGATGTATACAGAAATGGCTTCTCGCCACAGAGTTCGACACCATTGCATCCAAATTATTAAGACTGCAACCATTCCCGCTAAGCTGTGCAAGAGGGAGAGCACAAAGCAATTCCATGACTCGAAGATCAAGTTTCCCTTGGTGTTTAGAAAGGTGAGGCCGCCAACTAGAAAGCTCAAAACCACATACAAAGCTTCCAGGCCAAACTTGTTTATGTAA
- the LOC142518119 gene encoding heat stress transcription factor A-4b-like, translated as MDGSNGGSNSPAPFLVKTYEMVDDPLTNSVVSWNHSGHSFVVWNPPEFARDLLPKYFKHNNFSSFIRQLNTYGFRKIDPDQWEFANEEFIRGQRHLLKNIHRRKPIHSHSGHGNMVPLSDSEREQFEKEIEKLQQEKFLLQSELDQCENENLEYKYQLRSLGQTLQTINQRQQQLMTILAQMLQKPGYASSLMDEVEPHNKKRRLLALNYLHDEANLAEDQSTTLQENSSLASLNYEVVEKLDSSLTFLEKFLQEIGQTPSQNSHEFNVPSLPSPIVITEIPASSGDSDLSIPPSSLECQMVVSPSQDRHFSPELTTSSSFVGIPAISSIHIDPDSSYKPSGIDVNMSPTKSLDTELSKDQDQGSTIPSLPVGGNDIFWQQFLTEMPGPSDSQEVQSERRDLYNRTVLVDLQMNSSLGGMISLQN; from the exons ATGGATGGATCGAATGGTGGTTCTAATTCACCGGCTCCATTTCTGGTGAAAACATATGAAATGGTGGATGATCCATTGACTAATTCTGTAGTTTCTTGGAATCACAGCGGTCATAGTTTCGTTGTTTGGAATCCGCCGGAGTTTGCTAGAGATTTGCTACCTAAATATTTCAAGCACAATAACTTCTCCAGCTTCATCAGGCAACTGAATACATAT GGTTTCAGGAAAATTGATCCTGATCAGTGGGAGTTTGCAAATGAGGAGTTTATTCGAGGGCAGAGGCATCTTTTAAAGAACATACATAGGCGAAAGCCCATCCACAGTCATTCAGGTCATGGAAACATGGTTCCATTGAGTGACTCAGAGCGAGAACAATTTGAAAAGGAGATTGAGAAACTGCAACAGGAAAAGTTTTTACTTCAGTCGGAATTGGACCAGTGCGAAAATGAAAATCTAGAATACAAGTATCAACTCAGGTCATTAGGGCAGACGTTGCAAACTATCAATCAACGGCAGCAGCAGTTGATGACCATCTTGGCTCAAATGTTGCAGAAACCAGGATATGCCTCGAGTCTCATGGACGAGGTGGAGCCCCATAACAAGAAAAGAAGGTTGTTGGCTTTGAATTATTTGCATGATGAAGCCAATCTGGCGGAGGACCAGAGCACAACATTGCAAGAGAATTCATCTCTTGCATCATTGAACTATGAAGTGGTTGAAAAGTTGGATTCTTCCTTAacttttttggaaaagtttctGCAAGAAATCGGCCAAACTCCATCTCAAAATTCGCACGAGTTTAATGTGCCCTCTTTGCCTTCACCAATAGTTATCACAGAAATTCCAGCATCATCTGGCGATTCAGATTTGAGTATTCCACCTTCCTCTCTCGAGTGCCAAATGGTGGTGTCACCTTCACAAGATCGCCATTTCTCCCCAGAACTGACTACATCTTCGAGTTTTGTTGGTATCCCGGCTATATCATCCATTCATATCGATCCAGATTCCAGCTACAAACCATCTGGAATTGATGTGAACATGAGCCCAACTAAAAGCCTAGATACAGAATTGTCGAAAGATCAAGACCAAGGCAGCACCATTCCTTCCCTTCCGGTTGGGGGTAATGACATCTTCTGGCAGCAGTTTCTTACGGAGATGCCTGGTCCATCTGATTCACAGGAGGTACAATCAGAAAGACGAGACCTGTATAACAGAACAGTCTTGGTTGATTTACAGATGAATTCGAGCCTTGGTGGAATGATTAGCTTGCaaaactga
- the LOC142518738 gene encoding cytochrome P450 CYP72A219-like — MENYLMNMLYTVLALSGAILLSVYGWKMLNWVWLRPKRKEKQLRQQGFNGNSYRFLFGDFKEMLTMMKEAKSKPITFSNDIVPRVLPFIHESLENYGGRDCFVWFGPTPTALISDPELVKEVLSKNFVFQKPSSPLGKLLAQGVAAYETEKWAKHRKLINPAFHLEKLKNMLPSFYSSSCDMLSKWDEILSSKGSCEVDVWPYLQTLTSDAISRTAFGSNYEEGRKIFELQKEQFGHFFDAAQLLYIPGWRYLPTKTNRRMKEIVREVKSSILGIIEKRMKVIESEEVNSDDLLGILLESNFQEIQQHGNDSGMTLQEVIEECRLFYIAGQETTSSLLVWTMILLSKHMDWQNQARKEVLQVLGSSPPDFQDLNHLKIITMIFHEVLRLYPPAVMMSRFIHKQTTLGKLTLPAGTQIFLPTILLQHDSAIWGDDAKEFNPKRFSEGVLKAMNGKYAYFPFGGGPRICIGQNFAMLEAKMAIAMILKHYSFELSPSYAHAPDMVVTLQPQYGAHLILHKL; from the exons ATGGAAAATTATTTGATGAATATGTTGTACACAGTATTGGCACTTTCTGGTGCTATTTTATTATCAGTTTATGGCTGGAAAATGTTGAATTGGGTGTGGTTGAGGCCCAAGAGAAAGGAGAAACAGCTGAGGCAACAGGGATTTAATGGCAATTCTTACAGATTTTTGTTTGGGGACTTCAAAGAAATGCTCACCATGATGAAAGAAGCAAAGTCCAAACCCATCACTTTCTCTAATGATATAGTCCCCAGAGTGTTGCCTTTCATCCACGAATCTCTCGAAAACTATG GAGGTAGAGATTGCTTTGTGTGGTTTGGTCCAACACCTACAGCCCTTATCTCAGACCCGGAACTGGTAAAAGAGGTTTTGTCTAAAAATTTTGTCTTTCAGAAGCCTTCTTCTCCACTTGGTAAACTTCTAGCACAAGGAGTAGCTGCCTATGAAACTGAGAAATGGGCCAAGCATAGAAAATTGATCAATCCTGCCTTTCACCTCGAAAAATTAAAG aatatGCTTCCTTCATTTTACTCGAGTAGTTGTGATATGCTGAGCAAATGGGATGAGATTTTGTCGAGCAAAGGATCTTGTGAAGTGGATGTGTGGCCTTATCTTCAAACCTTGACAAGTGATGCGATTTCGCGCACTGCATTCGGCAGTAACTATGAAgaaggaagaaagatatttgaacttcaaaaagaACAATTTGGGCATTTCTTTGACGCTGCTCAGCTCCTTTACATTCCTGGATGGAG ATATTTGCCAACAAAGACAAACAGAAGGATGAAGGAAATTGTGAGGGAAGTTAAGTCGTCGATATTAGGAATTATTGAAAAGAGAATGAAAGTGATAGAATCTGAGGAGGTTAATTCAGATGATCTGTTAGGTATATTGTTGGAATCTAATTTTCAGGAGATTCAACAGCATGGGAACGATTCTGGGATGACTTTGCAGGAGGTGATCGAAGAGTGTAGGCTTTTTTACATCGCTGGGCAGGAGACAACCTCATCGTTGCTTGTGTGGACGATGATTTTACTGAGTAAACACATGGATTGGCAAAATCAAGCTAGAAAAGAGGTTCTACAAGTTCTTGGAAGTTCACCTCCAGATTTCCAAGATTTGAACCACCTGAAAATC ATCACAATGATCTTTCATGAAGTACTGAGGTTGTATCCACCAGCAGTCATGATGAGTCGATTCATACATAAACAAACTACATTGGGGAAGCTAACTTTACCAGCCGGAACTCAGATCTTCTTGCCCACGATTTTGCTGCAACATGACAGCGCTATATGGGGGGATGATGCGAAGGAGTTCAATCCAAAGAGGTTTAGTGAAGGAGTGTTGAAGGCAATGAATGGGAAATACGCATATTTTCCATTCGGCGGGGGGCCACGGATATGCATTGGGCAGAACTTTGCCATGTTGGAGGCAAAAATGGCAATAGCCATGATTTTGAAACATTATAGTTTTGAGCTTTCTCCATCTTATGCACATGCACCTGATATGGTGGTGACCCTTCAACCACAGTATGGAGCTCACCTAATTCTACACAAGCTGTGA
- the LOC142518303 gene encoding cytochrome P450 72A225-like, which yields MDVFNAALALSCAILVSVYGWKFLSWAWLRPKKMEKQLRQQGFNGKSYRFLIGDFKEINAMTQEARSKPMNFSNDIIPRVFIFHEPVKNYGKNYFMWFGPKPTAIISDPELIKEVLSRSYVFQKVSSPLYDLLPQGVAAYEKEKWAKHRKLINPAFHLEKLKNMLPSFYSSSCDMLRKWDDIVSSKGPCELDVWPYLQTLTSDAISRTAFGSNYEEGRKIFELQKEQAEHFLNAAQLLCIPGWRYLPTKVNRRMKEIGREVESSILRIIDKRMKVIEYGEGNVDDLLSMLLDSKFQEIQINGKDSNFQEIQINGKDSGMSLQEVIEECRLFYIAGLETTSSLLVWTMILLSKHLDWQTRAREEVIQVLGSSTPDFQDLNHLKIITMIIHEVLRLYPPAIGTGRVIHHDTTLGKLTLPAGTQLVLPTILLHHDSTLWGDDVKEFKPERFGEGVSKAMNGKYSYFPFGGGPRICIGQNFAMLEAKMALAMILKHYSFELSPSYAHAPDMLLTLQPQYGAHLILHKL from the exons atggatGTATTTAACGCAGCATTGGCACTTTCTTGTGCAATTTTAGTATCAGTATATGGCTGGAAATTCTTGAGCTGGGCGTGGCTGAGGCCCAAGAAAATGGAGAAACAGCTGAGGCAGCAAGGATTTAATGGAAAATCTtacagattcttgattggaGATTTCAAAGAAATTAACGCGATGACTCAAGAAGCACGGTCCAAGCCTATGAACTTCTCGAATGATATAATCCCCAGGGTGTTTATTTTCCATGAACCTGTCAAAAACTATG GCAAAAATTACTTTATGTGGTTTGGTCCAAAACCTACGGCCATTATCTCAGACCCGGAACTGATAAAAGAGGTCTTGTCAAGAAGTTATGTTTTCCAGAAAGTTTCTTCTCCTCTGTATGATCTTCTGCCACAAGGAGTAGCTGCCTATGAAAAAGAGAAATGGGCCAAGCACAGAAAACTGATCAATCCCGCCTTTCACCTCGAAAAATTAAAG AATATGCTTCCCTCGTTTTACTCGAGTAGTTGTGACATGCTGAGAAAATGGGATGACATTGTCTCGAGCAAAGGACCCTGTGAATTGGATGTGTGGCCTTATCTTCAAACATTGACAAGCGATGCAATTTCGCGTACTGCATTCGGCAGTAACTATGAAgaaggaagaaagatatttGAGCTTCAAAAAGAACAAGCCGAACATTTCTTGAATGCGGCTCAGCTCCTTTGCATTCCCGGATGG AGATATTTGCCAACAAAGGTAAACAGAAGGATGAAAGAAATTGGGAGGGAAGTAGAATCGTCGATACTACGAATCATTGATAAGAGAATGAAAGTGATAGAATATggggaaggaaatgtagatgaTCTGTTGAGTATGTTGTTGGATTCTAAGTTTCAGGAGATTCAAATAAATGGGAAAGATTCTAATTTTCAGGAGATTCAAATAAATGGGAAAGATTCTGGGATGAGTTTGCAGGAGGTGATTGAAGAATGTAGGCTTTTCTACATCGCTGGGCTGGAAACAACCTCGTCCTTGCTTGTGTGGACGATGATTTTGCTGAGTAAACACTTGGATTGGCAGACTCGAGCTAGAGAAGAGGTTATACAAGTTCTTGGGAGTTCAACACCAGATTTCCAAGATTTAAACCACCTGAAAATA ATTACGATGATTATTCATGAGGTACTGAGGTTGTATCCACCAGCAATCGGGACGGGTCGAGTCATACACCACGATACTACTCTGGGAAAGCTAACTTTACCGGCCGGAACTCAGCTCGTCTTGCCCACGATTTTGCTGCACCATGACAGCACTCTATGGGGAGACGACGTGAAGGAATTCAAGCCGGAGAGGTTTGGTGAAGGTGTGTCGAAGGCGATGAATGGGAAATACTCGTATTTTCCATTCGGCGGGGGGCCACGGATATGCATCGGACAGAACTTTGCCATGTTGGAGGCCAAAATGGCATTGGCCATGATTTTGAAACATTATAGTTTCGAGCTTTCTCCATCTTATGCACATGCGCCTGATATGCTGCTCACACTTCAACCTCAATATGGTGCTCACCTAATTCTGCACAAGCTGTGA